The DNA sequence TCATTGTAACGTGTATGGAATGCATACACTTTGATCAAATCCGTGCCACACTCATCGCAAATGATTCCAGGGAATCCATCGTTATCATGAACCAGTTGCTTCAGGCAAAACACAAGCATATCCACGAATCTTTTGCCATTATGTTCAGCAGTAAATAGGTCAATAACTTTATCCGACTGTTTTGCACATACCCGACACAGGCCACTTAAAGAGTTGCTTGCAACTTCCATGATCTCTGACATCGCCTCCTTACCGGAATCACTACTTTTTTAGTCTAAGTGTTTACTAGTTCTCGGTTGGAAATTTACTTTAAAATCGACAAGATATTTTCATCACTCCGACGACTGATCCGACTGATGTACATAACACAGAAGTCatgtcaaaaatttgacattttcttataattaGTCCTGGACATCGATTCTGCTGTCATGTcgactaaatttttttttcgaagttTTAAACACAACCGAGATGATGTCAAGCCTATAGTGGCCGGTGGTCCGCTTGATCCGCgcaaggaattttttttattttcgatccAAGACAGAGCTTGAGACAGAGACTTTATATGTTGGACATGTTCAGCGTACTCCACTGTCTACTCGTTCGAATTAAATCAGAATCGCACTCTAGAGAGCCAACCACTTTGCAGTTTCAACAActtgacaaaaagaaaatgtcaaatcggTCTCTACGTTCGAAGATTTCTTCGCAGGAACACGTTTCTCGCTTTAAaggtaaataattttgtatttttcgaCTGAATTTAGTGATTTTGTAAACTGCTCGTAAGTGCATTGCAGTCATAAGTGACAGGTAGTTGCGAGACTGTGAAAATAATTCGCATAAATATGGCAAAAGgagacaaaatttgaataattccaCCTGACCACACAGTCCATCCTAATGTTTTCCTGTTTTATGTGCATTTCAGACATTTACTTGGTTCAGCGCTGATCCAAATACCGACGATTAACTCGACCAAGATGGTAAGTCCTTCAGTTTCGATTTTGTGTTCAAATGAATCGAACGAAAACATAACCTCCAAATTAGTCATCAACATTCCGTAACTTTCGATTGATTTGCAGGCATCGGCAGCAAAAGATATTGAAAAATCGAAACAAGATGTGCCACAAGTGCATCGCATTCGTATCACCTTGACGTCGAAGAACGTACGTTCTCTGGAGAAAGTATGTGCCGATTTGATTAGCGGTGCCAAGAAACAGAAACTCCGTGTCAAGGGACCTGTACGTATGCCAACCAAAACATTGCGCATCACAACGCGTAAGACACCTTGCGGTGAAGGTTCGAAGACTTGGGATCGCTTCCAGGTATAACACAAATTGCTGGCCGTTGTCGTTGTCGGGTTggattcatttatttgtttttcattaaaattccaGATGCGAATCCACAAGCGAATCATTGATTTGCACTCTCCGTCCGAGATTGTAAAGCAAATCACCTCGATCAACATCGAACCGGGTGTTGAAGTTGAAGTCACCATTGCCGATGCTTAAgtacaagaattttgtttttttgtattttacacaATTTGTAAGCTCAATACAACAGCGTTGATCTTTGACTGAAATTGCACTGAAGTTTTTATTCGGAGAATAACAAAAGCGAAATTTCTCGGTCCCTCCTCGTTGGTATCAAAATCGACTCTAAACTCCTGAGCTAATAGATCTTCCATTTCTGAGAGGGTGTTAAGCTCAAAACCAACTTTTATGGGAACCAATCGTAGAAGGAATAAATCAGTAGAGAGTGGTTGACTTACTGTTCCGAGAGGTCGATCCCAAAGATCCGGAGATTATGAAATTGAGAGTAAATTTGACTACTGGCTGTGAGTGTGGTATTCAAGGGAAGATGGGCTTTTCGATAAACCTAATTTTCAGTAGAAATTTCGTTTCCTAACTGCCAGAGTCTTGTTGAAACCTAAAGGCTACTCTGCGTTAACTAAGATCACACCATGCATGGATCATTCTATTTTAGCAAACTGTCGACCTAGACCGTTTCTACGTAGCTTGTAATTTAGTGGTCCGAAGTAatcgattttttcaaatatttttagattCTGCTGCAAACATTTCAATTCCTTGTTTTAGGTCACAGTAGTCTTTTAAGAAGTAAAAACCCCTCAAATCTTGCACCTTTTACTACATTAACATATAAGAAACGGTAATCGTATCACAACGAAATctttgaatctattacttcatttttgttaagtaTCGATCGTGTTTGATGCAACATCTATCACtccaatattttaaaaattcaattcgctCTATAAGAGAACCTTAGCCAGAACTTAACTTTTATTCTTGTCGTTGtagtcgatagcagatgactggACGTTTCTATAAGATTAGTAAAATGTGGTGACACTGCCATTTTCAACAAACTGATTTTTGTGCGGGTCGAAATGAAACTGAAGGTTAGGTCAGAGAcagaaattcaggttcaggtcaacaACTCAGTTTTGCATGTAAAGTTGTATCTGTTTGGGACGATCAGCTTTAGACACTTTTGCATATCGTCAGCAACATGACTAAAGCGCGtcctaccatttttttaaaaatcatatCACATACTgcttttcatctgttatcgataatgatggctaaaataatgacaagttctgggtaatatggtcctttacaTGGCTGCCACGGTTTAAAATGACTCCTATTTTAGGATTTGGAGGAGTGattttaggagaatttttaggagttttttGATTGGCTAGACCTGATTTAAGAAGATTCTTGTACGGTCTTAGAACTGGTTTTAACTAATGTTTCAAGGATGAAACACGGGGAACGTTTGTAATTGAGAGAGAACTCTAACATAAAATTCCAATATGTAAAAGGTAAGCGATAACCTCCGCAGAACAgattaaattttcatgaattgtTTCAATAGGAATTATTTTATGAATCTTCATCTccattttaggagttttaggggattttaggaggatttaggagaattttaaaattttaggattTTAAGGAGTTTTAGGAGGAGTGGCAGACCTGTCTTTATATAGTAAATGcatggtaaaaaattgaagtacaagatttggaatcaaccgattaaaaattcTGTGATCGTAAGAGAGCCCATTCTCTGAACCCATTAGTCGGATTTcgatgaactttttttttccttgaaactGTCAACATTTTTGAGATGGTTCAATggttcgtttaaaaaaaacggtaGGACGCCCTTTACTCATGTTGCCGACGATGTAATTCTCATTTTTTGTAATCTCTCTCTTNNNNNNNNNNNNNNNNNNNNNNNNNNNNNNNNNNNNNNNNNNNNNNNNNNNNNNNNNNNNNNNNNNNNNNNNNNNNNNNNNNNNNNNNNNNNNNNNNNNNNNNNNNNNNNNNNNNNNNNNNNNNNNNNNNNNNNNNNNNNNNNNNNNNNNNNNNNNNNNNNNNNNNNNNNNNNNNNNNNNNNNNNNNNNNNNNNNNNNNNNNNNNNNNNNNNNNNNNNNNNNNNNNNNNNNNNNNNNNNNNNNNNNNNNNNNNNNNNNNNNNNNNNNNNNNNNNNNNNNNNNNNNNNNNNNNNNNNNNNNNNNNNNNNNNNNNNNNNNNNNNNNNNNNNNNNNNNNNNNNNNNNNNNNNNNNNNNNNNNNNNNNNNNNNNNNNNNNNNNNNNNNNNNNNNNNNNNNNNNNNNNNNNNNNNNNNNNNNNNNNNNNNNNNNNNNNNNNNNNNNNNNNNNNNNNNNNNNNNNNNNNNNNNNNNNNNNNNNNNNNNNNNNNNNNNNNNNNNNNNNNNNNNNNNNNNNNNNNNNNNNNNNNNNNNNNNNNNNNNNNNNNNNNNNNNNNNNNNNNNNNNNNNNNNNNNNNNNNNNNNNNNNNNNNNNNNNNNNNNNNNNNNNNNNNNNNNNNNNNNNNNNNNNNNNNNNNNNNNNNNNNNNNNNNNNNNNNNNNNNNNNNNNNNNNNNNNNNNNNNNNNNNNNNNNNNNNNNNNNNNNNNNNNNNNNNNNNNNNNNNNNNNNNNNNNNNNNNNNNNNNNNNNNNNNNNNNNNNNNNNNNNNNNNNNNNNNNNNNNNNNNNNNNNNNNNNNNNNNNNNNNNNNNNNNNNNNNNNNNNNNNNNNNNNNNNNNNNNNNNNNNNNNNNNNNNNNNNNNNNNNNNNNNNNNNNNNNNNNNNNNNNNNNNNNNNNNNNNNNNNNNNNNNNNNNNNNNNNNNNNNNNNNNNNNNNNNNNNNNNNNNNNNNNNNNNNNNNNNNNNNNNNNNNNNNNNNNNNNNNNNNNNNNNNNNNNNNNNNNNNNNNNNNNNNNNNNNNNNNNNNNNNNNNNNNNNNNNNNNNNNNNNNNNNNNNNNNNNNNNNNNNNNNNNNNNNNNNNNNNNNNNNNNNNNNNNNNNNNNNNNNNNNNNNNNNNNNNNNNNNNNNNNNNNNNNNNNNNNNNNNNNNNNNNNNNNNNNNNNNNNNNNNNNNNNNNNNNNNNNNNNNNNNNNNNNNNNNNNNNNNNNNNNNNNNNNNNNNNNNNNNNNNNNNNNNNNNNNNNNNNNNNNNNNNNNNNNNNNNNNNNNNNNNNNNNNNNNNNNNNNNNNNNNNNNNNNNNNNNNNNNNNNNNNNNNNNNNNNNNNNNNNNNNNNNNNNNNNNNNNNNNNNNNNNNNNNNNNNNNNNNNNNNNNNNNNNNNNNNNNNNNNNNNNNNNNNNNNNNNNNNNNNNNNNNNNNNNNNNNNNNNNNNNNNNNNNNNNNNNNNNNNNNNNNNNNNNNNNNNNNNNNNNNNNNNNNNNNNNNNNNNNNNNNNNNNNNNNNNNNNNNNNNNNNNNNNNNNNNNNNNNNNNNNNNNNNNNNNNNNNNNNNNNNNNNNNNNNNNNNNNNNNNNNNNNNNNNNNNNNNNNNNNNNNNNNNNNNNNNNNNNNNNNNNNNNNNNNNNNNNNNNNNNNNNNNNNNNNNNNNNNNNNNNNNNNNNNNNNNNNNNNNNNNNNNNNNNNNNNNNNNNNNNNNNNNNNNNNNNNNNNNNNNNNNNNNNNNNNNNNNNNNNNNNNNNNNNNNNNNNNNNNNNNNNNNNNNNNNNNNNNNNNNNNNNNNNNNNNNNNNNNNNNNNNNNNNNNNNNNNNNNNNNNNNNNNNNNNNNNNNNNNNNNNNNNNNNNNNNNNNNNNNNNNNNNNNNNNNNNNNNNNNNNNNNNNNNNNNNNNNNNNNNNNNNNNNNNNNNNNNNNNNNNNNNNNNNNNNNNNNNNNNNNNNNNNNNNNNNNNNNNNNNNNNNNNNNNNNNNNNNNNNNNNNNNNNNNNNNNNNNNNNNNNNNNNNNNNNNNNNNNNNNNNNNNNNNNNNNNNNNNNNNNNNNNNNNNNNNNNNNNNNNNNNNNNNNNNNNNNNNNNNNNNNNNNNNNNNNNNNNNNNNNNNNNNNNNNNNNNNNNNNNNNNNNNNNNNNNNNNNNNNNNNNNNNNNNNNNNNNNNNNNNNNNNNNNNNNNNNNNNNNNNNNNNNNNNNNNNNNNNNNNNNNNNNNNNNNNNNNNNNNNNNNNNNNNNNNNNNNNNNNNNNNNNNNNNNNNNNNNNNNNNNNNNNNNNNNNNNNNNNNNNNNNNNNNNNNNNNNNNNNNNNNNNNNNNNNNNNNNNNNNNNNNNNNNNNNNNNNNNNNNNNNNNNNNNNNNNNNNNNNNNNNNNNNNNNNNNNNNNNNNNNNNNNNNNNNNNNNNNNNNNNNNNNNNNNNNNNNNNNNNNNNNNNNNNNNNNNNNNNNNNNNNNNNNNNNNNNNNNNNNNNNNNNNNNNNNNNNNNNNNNNNNNNNNNNNNNNNNNNNNNNNNNNNNNNNNNNNNNNNNNNNNNNNNNNNNNNNNNNNNNNNNNNNNNNNNNNNNNNNNNNNNNNNNNNNNNNNNNNNNNNNNNNNNNNNNNNNNNNNNNNNNNNNNNNNNNNNNNNNNNNNNNNNNNNNNNNNNNNNNNNNNNNNNNNNNNNNNNNNNNNNNNNNNNNNNNNNNNNNNNNNNNNNNNNNNNNNNNNNNNNNNNNNNNNNNNNNNNNNNNNNNNNNNNNNNNNNNNNNNNNNNNNNNNNNNNNNNNNNNNNNNNNNNNNNNNNNNNNNNNNNNNNNNNNNNNNNNNNNNNNNNNNNNNNNNNNNNNNNNNNNNNNNNNNNNNNNNNNNNNNNNNNNNNNNNNNNNNNNNNNNNNNNNNNNNNNNNNNNNNNNNNNNNNNNNNNNNNNNNNNNNNNNNNNNNNNNNNNNNNNNNNNNNNNNNNNNNNNNNNNNNNNNNNNNNNNNNNNNNNNNNNNNNNNNNNNNNNNNNNNNNNNNNNNNNNNNNNNNNNNNNNNNNNNNNNNNNNNNNNNNNNNNNNNNNNNNNNNNNNNNNNNNNNNNNNNNNNNNNNNNNNNNNNNNNNNNNNNNNNNNNNNNNNNNNNNNNNNNNNNNNNNNNNNNNNNNNNNNNNNNNNNNNNNNNNNNNNNNNNNNNNNNNNNNNNNNNNNNNNNNNNNNNNNNNNNNNNNNNNNNNNNNNNNNNNNNNNNNNNNNNNNNNNNNNNNNNNNNNNNNNNNNNNNNNNNNNNNNNNNNNNNNNNNNNNNNNNNNNNNNNNNNNNNNNNNNNNNNNNNNNNNNNNNNNNNNNNNNNNNNNNNNNNNNNNNNNNNNNNNNNNNNNNNNNNNNNNNNNNNNNNNNNNNNNNNNNNNNNNNNNNNNNNNNNNNNNNNNNNNNNNNNNNNNNNNNNNNNNNNNNNNNNNNNNNNNNNNNNNNNNNNNNNNNNNNNNNNNNNNNNNNNNNNNNNNNNNNNNNNNNNNNNNNNNNNNNNNNNNNNNNNNNNNNNNNNNNNNNNNNNNNNNNNNNNNNNNNNNNNNNNNNNNNNNNNNNNNNNNNNNNNNNNNNNNNNNNNNNNNNNNNNNNNNNNNNNNNNNNNNNNNNNNNNNNNNNNNNNNNNNNNNNNNNNNNNNNNNNNNNNNNNNNNNNNNNNNNNNNNNNNNNNNNNNNNNNNNNNNNNNNNNNNNNNNNNNNNNNNNNNNNNNNNNNNNNNNNNNNNNNNNNNNNNNNNNNNNNNNNNNNNNNNNNNNNNNNNNNNNNNNNNNNNNNNNNNNNNNNNNNNNNNNNNNNNNNNNNNNNNNNNNNNNNNNNNNNNNNNNNNNNNNNNNNNNNNNNNNNNNNNNNNNNNNNNNNNNNNNNNNNNNNNNNNNNNNNNNNNNNNNNNNNNNNNNNNNNNNNNNNNNNNNNNNNNNNNNNNNNNNNNNNNNNNNNNNNNNNNNNNNNNNNNNNNNNNNNNNNNNNNNNNNNNNNNNNNNNNNNNNNNNNNNNNNNNNNNNNNNNNNNNNNNNNNNNNNNNNNNNNNNNNNNNNNNNNNNNNNNNNNNNNNNNNNNNNNNNNNNNNNNNNNNNNNNNNNNNNNNNNNNNNNNNNNNNNNNNNNNNNNNNNNNNNNNNNNNNNNNNNNNNNNNNNNNNNNNNNNNNNNNNNNNNNNNNNNNNNNNNNNNNNNNNNNNNNNNNNNNNNNNNNNNNNNNNNNNNNNNNNNNNNNNNNNNNNNNNNNNNNNNNNNNNNNNNNNNNNNNNNNNNNNNNNNNNNNNNNNNNNNNNNNNNNNNNNNNNNNNNNNNNNNNNNNNNNNNNNNNNNNNNNNNNNNNNNNNNNNNNNNNNNNNNNNNNNNNNNNNNNNNNNNNNNNNNNNNNNNNNNNNNNNNNNNNNNNNNNNNNNNNNNNNNNNNNNNNNNNNNNNNNNNNNNNNNNNNNNNNNNNNNNNNNNNNNNNNNNNNNNNNNNNNNNNNNNNNNNNNNNNNNNNNNNNNNNNNNNNNNNNNNNNNNNNNNNNNNNNNNNNNNNNNNNNNNNNNNNNNNNNNNNNNNNNNNNNNNNNNNNNNNNNNNNNNNNNNNNNNNNNNNNNNNNNNNNNNNNNNNNNNNNNNNNNNNNNNNNNNNNNNNNNNNNNNNNNNNNNNNNNNNNNNNNNNNNNNNNNNNNNNNNNNNNNNNNNNNNNNNNNNNNNNNNNNNNNNNNNNNNNNNNNNNNNNNNNNNNNNNNNNNNNNNNNNNNNNNNNNNNNNNNNNNNNNNNNNNNNNNNNNNNNNNNNNNNNNNNNNNNNNNNNNNNNNNNNNNNNNNNNNNNNNNNNNNNNNNNNNNNNNNNNNNNNNNNNNNNNNNNNNNNNNNNNNNNNNNNNNNNNNNNNNNNNNNNNNNNNNNNNNNNNNNNNNNNNNNNNNNNNNNNNNNNNNNNNNNNNNNNNNNNNNNNNNNNNNNNNNNNNNNNNNNNNNNNNNNNNNNNNNNNNNNNNNNNNNNNNNNNNNNNNNNNNNNNNNNNNNNNNNNNNNNNNNNNNNNNNNNNNNNNNNNNNNNNNNNNNNNNNNNNNNNNNNNNNNNNNNNNNNNNNNNNNNNNNNNNNNNNNNNNNNNNNNNNNNNNNNNNNNNNNNNNNNNNNNNNNNNNNNNNNNNNNNNNNNNNNNNNNNNNNNNNNNNNNNNNNNNNNNNNNNNNNNNNNNNNNNNNNNNNNNNNNNNNNNNNNNNNNNNNNNNNNNNNNNNNNNNNNNNNNNNNNNNNNNNNNNNNNNNNNNNNNNNNNNNNNNNNNNNNNNNNNNNNNNNNNNNNNNNNNNNNNNNNNNNNNNNNNNNNNNNNNNNNNNNNNNNNNNNNNNNNNNNNNNNNNNNNNNNNNNNNNNNNNNNNNNNNNNNNNNNNNNNNNNNNNNNNNNNNNNNNNNNNNNNNNNNNNNNNNNNNNNNNNNNNNNNNNNNNNNNNNNNNNNNNNNNNNNNNNNNNNNNNNNNNNNNNNNNNNNNNNNNNNNNNNNNNNNNNNNNNNNNNNNNNNNNNNNNNNNNNNNNNNNNNNNNNNNNNNNNNNNNNNNNNNNNNNNNNNNNNNNNNNNNNNNNNNNNNNNNNNNNNNNNNNNNNNNNNNNNNNNNNNNNNNNNNNNNNNNNNNNNNNNNNNNNNNNNNNNNNNNNNNNNNNNNNNNNNNNNNNNNNNNNNNNNNNNNNNNNNNNNNNNNNNNNNNNNNNNNNNNNNNNNNNNNNNNNNNNNNNNNNNNNNNNNNNNNNNNNNNNNNNNNNNNNNNNNNNNNNNNNNNNNNNNNNNNNNNNNNNNNNNNNNNNNNNNNNNNNNNNNNNNNNNNNNNNNNNNNNNNNNNNNNNNNNNNNNNNNNNNNNNNNNNNNNNNNNNNNNNNNNNNNNNNNNNNNNNNNNNNNNNNNNNNNNNNNNNNNNNNNNNNNNNNNNNNNNNNNNNNNNNNNNNNNNNNNNNNNNNNNNNNNNNNNNNNNNNNNNNNNNNNNNNNNNNNNNNNNNNNNNNNNNNNNNNNNNNNNNNNNNNNNNNNNNNNNNNNNNNNNNNNNNNNNNNNNNNNNNNNNNNNNNNNNNNNNNNNNNNNNNNNNNNNNNNNNNNNNNNNNNNNNNNNNNNNNNNNNNNNNNNNNNNNNNNNNNNNNNNNNNNNNNNNNNNNNNNNNNNNNNNNNNNNNNNNNNNNNNNNNNNNNNNNNNNNNNNNNNNNNNNNNNNNNNNNNNNNNNNNNNNNNNNNNNNNNNNNNNNNNNNNNNNNNNNNNNNNNNNNNNNNNNNNNNNNNNNNNNNNNNNNNNNNNNNNNNNNNNNNNNNNNNNNNNNNNNNNNNNNNNNNNNNNNNNNNNNNNNNNNNNNNNNNNNNNNNNNNNNNNNNNNNNNNNNNNNNNNNNNNNNNNNNNNNNNNNNNNNNNNNNNNNNNNNNNNNNNNNNNNNNNNNNNNNNNNNNNNNNNNNNNNNNNNNNNNNNNNNNNNNNNNNNNNNNNNNNNNNNNNNNNNNNNNNNNNNNNNNNNNNNNNNNNNNNNNNNNNNNNNNNNNNNNNNNNNNNNNNNNNNNNNNNNNNNNNNNNNNNNNNNNNNNNNNNNNNNNNNNNNNNNNNNNNNNNNNNNNNNNNNNNNNNNNNNNNNNNNNNNNNNNNNNNNNNNNNNNNNNNNNNNNNNNNNNNNNNNNNNNNNNNNNNNNNNNNNNNNNNNNNNNNNNNNNNNNNNNNNNNNNNNNNNNNNNNNNNNNNNNNNNNNNNNNNNNNNNNNNNNNNNNNNNNNNNNNNNNNNNNNNNNNNNNNNNNNNNNNNNNNNNNNNNNNNNNNNNNNNNNNNNNNNNNNNNNNNNNNNNNNNNNNNNNNNNNNNNNNNNNNNNNNNNNNNNNNNNNNNNNNNNNNNNNNNNNNNNNNNNNNNNNNNNNNNNNNNNNNNNNNNNNNNNNNNNNNNNNNNNNNNNNNNNNNNNNNNNNNNNNNNNNNNNNNNNNNNNNNNNNNNNNNNNNNNNNNNNNNNNNNNNNNNNNNNNNNNNNNNNNNNNNNNNNNNNNNNNNNNNNNNNNNNNNNNNNNNNNNNNNNNNNNNNNNNNNNNNNNNNNNNNNNNNNNNNNNNNNNNNNNNNNNNNNNNNNNNNNNNNNNNNNNNNNNNNNNNNNNNNNNNNNNNNNNNNNNNNNNNNNNNNNNNNNNNNNNNNNNNNNNNNNNNNNNNNNNNNNNNNNNNNNNNNNNNNNNNNNNNNNNNNNNNNNNNNNNNNNNNNNNNNNNNNNNNNNNNNNNNNNNNNNNNNNNNNNNNNNNNNNNNNNNNNNNNNNNNNNNNNNNNNNNNNNNNNNNNNNNNNNNNNNNNNNNNNNNNNNNNNNNNNNNNNNNNNNNNNNNNNNNNNNNNNNNNNNNNNNNNNNNNNNNNNNNNNNNNNNNNNNNNNNNNNNNNNNNNNNNNNNNNNNNNNNNNNNNNNNNNNNNNNNNNNNNNNNNNNNNNNNNNNNNNNNNNNNNNNNNNNNNNNNNNNNNNNNNNNNNNNNNNNNNNNNNNNNNNNNNNNNNNNNNNNNNNNNNNNNNNNNNNNNNNNNNNNNNNNNNNNNNNNNNNNNNNNNNNNNNNNNNNNNNNNNNNNNNNNNNNNNNNNNNNNNNNNNNNNNNNNNNNNNNNNNNNNNNNNNNNNNNNNNNNNNNNNNNNNNNNNNNNNNNNNNNNNNNNNNNNNNNNNNNNNNNNNNNNNNNNNNNNNNNNNNNNNNNNNNNNNNNNNNNNNNNNNNNNNNNNNNNNNNNNNNNNNNNNNNNNNNNNNNNNNNNNNNNNNNNNNNNNNNNNNNNNNNNNNNNNNNNNNNNNNNNNNNNNNNNNNNNNNNNNNNNNNNNNNNNNNNNNNNNNNNNNNNNNNNNNNNNNNNNNNNNNNNNNNNNNNNNNNNNNNNNNNNNNNNNNNNNNNNNNNNNNNNNNNNNNNNNNNNNNNNNNNNNNNNNNNNNNNNNNNNNNNNNNNNNNNNNNNNNNNNNNNNNNNNNNNNNNNNNNNNNNNNNNNNNNNNNNNNNNNNNNNNNNNNNNNNNNNNNNNNNNNNNNNNNNNNNNNNNNNNNNNNNNNNNNNNNNNNNNNNNNNNNNNNNNNNNNNNNNNNNNNNNNNNNNNNNNNNATCTGTTATTGCAGTACTCGAGTTCATTGGAGGCGTTCCGTTTTGATATTGCGTCCGGTCTTAGAACGGACCACTTGCGAGCAATTAATGGCTTTAGAGGATTACAATCCGTATCTGATGGAAGATACGCATTGTCTATGGGAACAGCATTGCAAACGCAGATTTCGAAGCAAAAGTCGAGAGGAGCTAGAACTTGGCGTGACATGTACATTGTAAGGAGAATTCGCGTTGTCTTaacaagaaataattttcttcttatcTTCAACAGCGCTGCCTTGACGAGGAACAGACCAAGTTCAATATATTAACGGCCACATTAAACTGTCGAAAGAGCGTCAAACCAAGCCGGCATTCGTTGACACAAATGCACCTGTGAAGCCCAAAGGGATGAAGAGTTCGGCTCTTCGAGTAGCGGGACCCGTCGGTGATAGCAAATTACAAAACgtcacaaaattgaaagattcAACTCAAAAACGTAAGTCTGGTCTTTCCTCCAAACATTTCCATCTCGGTTGAGATAGTCGTTAAAACTTCCTCTCTTGTTCCGTTTCAGCAAAACGGACCAAACAATTGAACGATGATCCTGATTGGACGCCCACCACTTGGTACAAAACGTTGTACAAAAAGCCGAAGGTCCCAAAACCGGTAAAACCACCAAAGCCACCAATCAAGAAGACTATCGATATGTTGCGCTACGATCGTGCTAGAGCGCTCGAACACAAGAAAGAGGAATGGAAAAAGAGGCCTCGATAGAACGATGCCATCAGTTTAAGTAACACAACACACAGACAGGAATCATTCCGCGTAGAGCCGTTATTGATTCTACTACACCTGCAAATATTGACGATTTGTTAAATGTGTATCAGTGTCAGCGTTATTTGTCTAGTCGTATTGCAGAAAGTAAGACTGACAACTGGTAATGTTGCTATACTTAGGGAAGAATGGAAAACCAACCGAATTCATGTTTGCTAAGTGAACCAGTCGTTGacaataaacataaaataaaactcgATTTCAGCAATTTAATTACATTAATCCATGATGGCGAGACCCGTCAAAAGAGGCTTTATGGCCGTGAAGTAAAGAGCAATCTCTGGAGATACTCTCATTTATTAGTAACCTTTTAAGTCCTCATATTATCGCACAAACATTGGTTGTCAAACAACGGGAAAATGGTTGTTTTGTTAGGAATAAGACAAAATTTGCCGAAGAGATTTTCGTACAATCTATCGAAATGTTTGCATCAGAATGGGTGAGAAAGCAGGGTGAATGGTGAAGCTCTTTCCTTTACAAAAACCGACCGCGAAATGAAACCTATGCCAACTACATTATCCAACCACAAGAACATAGATTCTACGACTTTCGTTTTTGAGCCCTAGAAGGGCCATAGGGTCTGAAGGCCTATCGTACCAgcaatattgaaaatttgagttgTCTGGCACAACAGgtctttcaacaattttcatttgaaattccaTTCGTCACTTGATTTCTAGTTTTCAACAAATCTGCTTGTCATGATGACTTCGAGGATGATGTTGCATAAATTTAGATAACATACCAAGCAAGGGAAATggtaaaatattaatattgTTTTGATAAGCACAAACTTGCTTGCTAATGATAAGTGGACACACATCACGATTTCCTATAATTGTTACTCATTTTAGAGATCGTTTATAAAGTATGTCACGCGTGACGTACATTTTGTAAATCTTTCTATCACATTTTAAACCACTCTCGAATGCGTgacatattttgtgaatgATCCCTCGACCAATTTGCAGGATGCAAAAATTGATGTCCTTTACGAGAATAGAGATTACGAAGAATCGAAA is a window from the Bradysia coprophila strain Holo2 unplaced genomic scaffold, BU_Bcop_v1 contig_94, whole genome shotgun sequence genome containing:
- the LOC119085454 gene encoding 40S ribosomal protein S20-like, which translates into the protein MASAAKDIEKSKQDVPQVHRIRITLTSKNVRSLEKVCADLISGAKKQKLRVKGPVRMPTKTLRITTRKTPCGEGSKTWDRFQMRIHKRIIDLHSPSEIVKQITSINIEPGVEVEVTIADA